A single region of the Candidatus Tanganyikabacteria bacterium genome encodes:
- the radA gene encoding DNA repair protein RadA yields MPKVRTRFVCQECGDVKPRGLGRCPECGGWNTYVEEADQPRGGSDVPATMRVAPEPIAAAALTERPRLESGLAELDRVLGGGIVPGSLVLLGGEPGAGKSTLTMQVSHALARAGHRVLYVTGEESIAQVRLRAARLGVDAPGMLVLAETDLDCILEAVSAGKPDWVVIDSIQAVHDPRLASAPGSVSQVREATAQVMRVAKHAGPAVCLVGHVTKEGTLAGPRVLEHMVDTVLSFEGDRFRTYRLLRAVKNRFGSTQEVGVFEMTGGGLREVANPSALFLAERAPDATGSAIAVPMEGTRPLLVEVQALVAPTFMAAPRRAANGVDVSRLVQILAVLERRVGFKLSRADVYASVVGGLEVAEPAADLAIALAVASGMRDRALPPDLVAIGEIGLGGEVRSVAQAGARLREAWKLGFKRAVLPAGNMEELAAPPGMVLAPVSRLVDALVAGLGTMPAGDSEQLSLDEAEPTAPF; encoded by the coding sequence GCTCGGGCGCTGCCCCGAGTGTGGCGGCTGGAACACTTACGTGGAGGAGGCCGATCAGCCGCGCGGCGGGAGCGATGTGCCCGCGACCATGCGCGTGGCGCCCGAACCGATCGCGGCCGCGGCCCTGACCGAACGGCCGCGGCTGGAGTCCGGCCTGGCCGAACTCGACCGCGTACTGGGCGGCGGCATCGTGCCGGGATCCCTGGTGCTGCTCGGGGGCGAACCGGGTGCCGGCAAGAGTACCCTGACGATGCAGGTGTCCCACGCCCTGGCGCGCGCCGGGCACCGCGTGCTGTACGTGACGGGCGAGGAGTCGATCGCCCAGGTGAGGCTGCGGGCAGCGCGCCTGGGCGTGGACGCGCCCGGCATGCTGGTGCTGGCCGAGACCGATCTCGACTGCATCCTGGAAGCCGTCTCGGCGGGCAAGCCCGATTGGGTCGTCATCGATTCGATCCAGGCCGTTCACGATCCCCGCCTGGCGTCCGCGCCAGGCTCGGTGAGCCAGGTGCGGGAGGCGACCGCCCAGGTCATGCGGGTGGCCAAGCACGCCGGTCCCGCGGTCTGCCTGGTCGGGCACGTGACCAAGGAGGGGACCCTCGCGGGCCCCCGCGTGCTCGAGCACATGGTGGACACGGTGCTTTCCTTCGAGGGTGACCGCTTTCGCACCTACCGCCTGCTGCGGGCGGTGAAGAACCGCTTCGGGTCCACGCAGGAAGTGGGCGTCTTCGAGATGACGGGCGGCGGCCTGCGCGAGGTGGCCAATCCGTCCGCCCTCTTCCTCGCCGAGCGCGCGCCCGATGCCACCGGAAGCGCCATCGCCGTGCCGATGGAAGGCACGCGGCCGTTGCTCGTCGAGGTGCAGGCCCTGGTGGCCCCCACGTTCATGGCCGCGCCACGGCGCGCGGCCAACGGCGTGGACGTCTCGCGCCTCGTGCAGATCCTCGCCGTCCTCGAGCGGCGCGTGGGCTTCAAGTTGAGCCGGGCGGACGTCTACGCGAGCGTCGTGGGCGGCCTCGAGGTGGCCGAACCGGCCGCGGACCTGGCCATTGCCCTTGCGGTCGCGTCGGGGATGCGCGATCGCGCCCTGCCGCCCGATCTGGTAGCGATCGGCGAGATCGGCCTGGGGGGCGAGGTCCGCAGCGTCGCGCAAGCCGGCGCGAGGCTCCGCGAGGCGTGGAAACTGGGCTTCAAGCGGGCGGTGCTACCGGCCGGCAACATGGAGGAATTGGCCGCTCCGCCGGGCATGGTGCTTGCGCCGGTGAGTCGCCTGGTAGACGCCCTTGTCGCCGGACTCGGCACGATGCCGGCCGGCGACAGCGAGCAACTCTCTCTGGACGAGGCGGAACCTACCGCCCCGTTTTAG